A portion of the Cyanobium sp. PCC 7001 genome contains these proteins:
- the glnT gene encoding type III glutamate--ammonia ligase: MSDLTSQARDLQLKFLLISFTDLFGIQRAKLVPAAAIPTMARDGAGFAGFAAWLDLSPADGDVMAIPDPASLTPLPWQPEVGWVAAELVLEGAPMAQCPRRLLRRQLERAAGLGYELRSGVEAEFFLLDADGGGIADPADHQEKPCYDQLALMRRYGLIGLLLEAMEGLGWGPYQADHEDANGQFEVNWTFADALTTADRHAFFKVMVKTLAEQQGLKASFMAKPFAERTGNGCHTHLSLWGAPGTASAGINLFHDPAGELGLSALAYQFLAGLLEHAPALCALTNPTVNSYRRLAAPPTTSGATWSPAGISYSGNNRTHMLRIPDDQRLELRLPDGSTHPYLLQAAILAAGLDGIERQLPPGLRHDNDNYASPLGPEICPRLPADLGEALDAFDADTRLRQALGEEFCQAYGRLRRRQWQRERGDISEAERRTSLDC, from the coding sequence ATGTCCGATCTCACCAGCCAGGCCCGTGACCTGCAGCTCAAGTTCCTGCTGATCTCGTTCACGGATCTGTTCGGCATCCAGCGGGCCAAGCTCGTGCCCGCCGCGGCGATCCCGACCATGGCCCGCGACGGGGCGGGATTCGCCGGCTTCGCGGCCTGGCTGGATCTCTCCCCGGCCGATGGGGACGTGATGGCGATTCCCGATCCCGCCAGCCTCACCCCCCTGCCCTGGCAACCGGAGGTGGGCTGGGTGGCGGCCGAGCTGGTGCTGGAGGGGGCGCCGATGGCCCAGTGCCCGCGCCGCCTGCTGCGCCGGCAGCTGGAGCGGGCCGCAGGGCTGGGCTACGAGCTGCGCAGCGGGGTGGAGGCCGAGTTTTTCCTGCTGGACGCCGATGGCGGCGGCATCGCCGATCCGGCCGACCACCAGGAGAAACCCTGCTACGACCAGCTGGCCCTGATGCGCCGCTACGGACTGATCGGTCTGTTGCTGGAGGCGATGGAGGGGCTGGGATGGGGGCCCTACCAGGCCGACCACGAGGACGCCAACGGCCAGTTCGAGGTCAACTGGACGTTCGCGGATGCCCTCACCACCGCGGACCGGCACGCCTTCTTCAAGGTGATGGTGAAGACCCTGGCGGAGCAGCAGGGGCTCAAGGCCAGCTTCATGGCCAAGCCCTTCGCCGAACGCACCGGCAACGGCTGCCACACCCATCTGTCGCTGTGGGGAGCGCCGGGCACCGCCAGCGCCGGCATCAACCTGTTCCACGACCCCGCCGGTGAGCTGGGCCTCTCCGCCCTGGCCTATCAGTTCCTGGCGGGGCTGCTGGAGCACGCCCCGGCCCTCTGCGCCCTCACCAACCCCACGGTGAACAGCTACCGGCGGCTGGCGGCGCCACCCACCACCTCCGGGGCCACCTGGAGCCCGGCGGGCATCAGCTACAGCGGCAACAACCGCACCCACATGCTGCGCATCCCGGACGACCAGCGGCTGGAGCTGCGGCTACCGGACGGCTCGACCCACCCCTACCTGCTGCAGGCGGCCATCCTGGCGGCGGGGCTGGACGGCATCGAGCGGCAGCTGCCGCCCGGGCTCCGCCATGACAACGACAACTACGCGTCCCCGCTGGGACCGGAGATCTGCCCACGGCTGCCGGCCGATCTGGGCGAGGCGCTCGATGCCTTCGATGCCGACACCCGTCTGCGCCAGGCCTTGGGCGAGGAGTTCTGCCAGGCCTACGGCAGGCTGCGCCGGCGCCAGTGGCAACGCGAGCGGGGCGACATCAGCGAAGCCGAACGTCGCACGTCGCTGGATTGCTGA
- a CDS encoding aromatic ring-hydroxylating dioxygenase subunit alpha, translating to MSPIPAAAAASFLPAHLYTCAATARQERERYAPRFWHPVAPLAALPEGHSLALELLDLPVLLTHAPGEGVRAFLNRCPHRGVALQDPAGSAQPSRRLVCPYHGWTYGLDGQLRAAAREGEFLEPFCRADWPLQPLACHASGPLIWVAIGADPLPLEQQLDLVLQEAGEALARPLQLLGQTSRELACNWKIAHDNTLDDYHVAIAHPRTLHREQGPVRHYRHALSRHGSLLATPMEGGDFLTFGLAPWTHLLVWPDGRLAVISFPPLTLERCAMQLWLLGTAAQAPLAAEWLESMLLFLEEDRRLVESAQRGYRSGLVPGPPHRLEQRLLQHQRLYAAVMGLTADPHPLHREHPPGSNGPWPC from the coding sequence ATGAGCCCCATCCCGGCGGCCGCCGCGGCCAGCTTCCTGCCGGCCCACCTCTACACGTGCGCTGCCACCGCCCGGCAGGAGCGGGAGCGCTACGCCCCACGGTTCTGGCATCCGGTGGCGCCGCTGGCGGCCCTGCCGGAGGGCCACAGCCTGGCGCTGGAGCTGCTGGACCTGCCGGTGCTGCTCACCCATGCGCCCGGTGAAGGGGTGAGGGCCTTCCTCAACCGCTGCCCGCACCGCGGCGTGGCCCTGCAGGATCCCGCCGGGTCGGCCCAGCCCAGCCGGCGCCTGGTGTGCCCGTATCACGGCTGGACCTACGGCCTCGACGGCCAGCTGCGGGCGGCGGCCCGGGAAGGGGAGTTCCTCGAGCCCTTCTGCCGCGCCGACTGGCCGCTCCAACCGCTGGCCTGCCACGCGAGCGGGCCGCTGATCTGGGTGGCGATCGGCGCCGATCCCCTGCCCCTGGAGCAGCAGCTGGATCTGGTGCTCCAGGAGGCGGGGGAAGCCCTGGCCCGGCCTCTGCAGCTGCTGGGCCAGACCAGCCGCGAACTGGCCTGCAACTGGAAGATCGCCCACGACAACACCCTCGACGACTACCACGTGGCCATCGCCCATCCCCGCACGCTCCACCGCGAGCAGGGACCGGTGCGGCACTACCGCCATGCCCTCAGCCGCCACGGCTCCCTGCTGGCCACCCCGATGGAGGGCGGCGACTTCCTCACCTTCGGGCTCGCCCCCTGGACCCATCTGCTGGTGTGGCCCGATGGCCGGCTGGCAGTAATCAGCTTCCCGCCCCTCACCCTCGAGCGCTGCGCCATGCAGCTGTGGCTGCTGGGCACGGCCGCGCAGGCACCGCTGGCCGCCGAGTGGCTGGAGAGCATGCTCCTGTTCCTGGAGGAGGATCGCCGGCTGGTGGAGTCGGCCCAGCGGGGCTACCGCAGCGGCCTGGTGCCGGGCCCGCCGCACCGGTTGGAGCAGCGCCTGCTGCAGCACCAGCGCCTCTACGCCGCGGTGATGGGCCTCACGGCTGATCCCCATCCTCTGCATCGAGAGCACCCGCCTGGATCCAACGGGCCATGGCCGTGTTGA
- a CDS encoding arylsulfatase has product MSNKKPNIILLVTDDTGYGDLGPYGGGEGRGMPTPNFDRLSAEGMTFFSFYAQPSCTPGRAAMVTGRIPNRSGMTTVAFQGQGGGLPAAEWTLASVLKQADYRTFFTGKWHLGEADYALPNAQGYDEMKYVGLYHLNAYTYADPTWFPDMDPELRTMFQEVTKGSLSGKAGEQAKEDFKINGQYVDTPEQGVVGIPFFDGYVEKAATEFLDEAAKGDQPFFLSVNFMKVHQPNLPHPDFIHQSPSKSKYADSIVELDARVGAIMDKVRELGLEEDTLVFWTTDNGAWQDVYPDAGYTPFRGTKGTVREGGNRVPAIAWWPGKIPAGAKNHDILGGLDLMATFAALAGVSLPTNDREGQPTTFDSYDMSPVLLGTGKCERKTWFYFTENELTPGAVRVNNYKAVFNLRGDDGATTGGLAVDSNLGWKGAESYVAVVPQLFDLWQDPQERYDIFMNNYTERTWMLVTIGEAVKELMKTYVQYPPRKMQSEGYSGPITLTQYERFQHVREMLSKEGIKIPLPTGN; this is encoded by the coding sequence ATGTCAAATAAAAAGCCAAATATCATTCTGCTTGTGACGGATGACACAGGCTATGGCGATCTTGGGCCATACGGCGGCGGCGAAGGGCGCGGGATGCCAACCCCAAACTTCGATCGGCTTTCCGCTGAAGGCATGACCTTCTTCTCCTTTTATGCCCAACCGAGTTGCACCCCGGGTCGGGCCGCCATGGTCACGGGTCGTATCCCCAACCGCAGCGGCATGACCACTGTGGCCTTTCAGGGGCAAGGCGGCGGCTTGCCAGCAGCAGAATGGACCCTGGCCTCCGTGCTGAAACAGGCCGACTACCGCACTTTTTTCACGGGCAAATGGCACCTGGGTGAGGCCGATTACGCGCTGCCCAATGCCCAGGGCTATGACGAGATGAAGTATGTCGGTCTCTATCACTTGAATGCCTACACCTATGCCGACCCCACCTGGTTCCCGGATATGGATCCAGAACTACGCACCATGTTCCAAGAGGTGACAAAAGGTTCCCTGTCTGGTAAGGCCGGCGAACAGGCCAAGGAAGACTTCAAGATCAATGGTCAGTACGTCGATACACCTGAGCAAGGTGTTGTCGGGATTCCCTTCTTCGATGGCTATGTCGAAAAAGCAGCAACTGAGTTTCTTGATGAGGCGGCCAAAGGTGACCAGCCCTTCTTTCTCAGTGTGAACTTCATGAAGGTGCACCAGCCCAACCTGCCGCACCCCGACTTCATCCACCAATCACCTTCAAAGAGCAAGTATGCGGACTCAATCGTCGAGCTGGATGCCAGGGTCGGGGCGATTATGGACAAGGTCCGGGAGCTTGGCCTGGAAGAAGATACGTTGGTTTTCTGGACCACGGACAACGGCGCCTGGCAGGATGTGTATCCCGACGCCGGCTACACACCGTTCCGGGGCACGAAGGGTACTGTCCGGGAGGGAGGCAACCGCGTCCCCGCCATTGCCTGGTGGCCAGGGAAAATTCCGGCTGGCGCCAAGAACCACGATATTCTCGGTGGACTCGATCTTATGGCCACATTTGCGGCCCTTGCAGGGGTATCCCTGCCCACCAATGATCGCGAGGGACAACCGACCACGTTTGACAGCTATGACATGTCTCCGGTGTTGCTTGGCACCGGTAAGTGTGAGCGCAAGACCTGGTTCTACTTCACCGAGAACGAACTAACACCAGGCGCAGTACGGGTGAACAATTACAAGGCTGTTTTTAATCTACGGGGTGACGATGGTGCAACCACTGGAGGTCTGGCAGTAGACTCTAACCTCGGCTGGAAAGGAGCAGAGAGTTATGTCGCGGTGGTGCCGCAATTGTTTGACCTATGGCAAGACCCACAGGAGCGCTACGACATCTTCATGAATAACTATACGGAACGGACCTGGATGCTGGTCACCATTGGGGAAGCGGTCAAAGAGCTGATGAAAACCTATGTGCAGTATCCACCGCGCAAGATGCAGAGCGAGGGTTATTCTGGCCCGATTACGCTCACCCAGTATGAGCGCTTCCAGCATGTCAGGGAAATGCTCTCCAAGGAAGGCATAAAAATACCGCTGCCCACCGGTAACTAG
- a CDS encoding integron integrase → MPEHAKPPGLIQRYREELQTRHYARRTVTTYEQWLRRYLRFHSLRHPREMGSAEVNAFLTHLAVDLQVSASTQNQALSALLFLYRELLERDLELAGVVRARTPRRLPVVLTVEEVRSVLQRLDGTEALVAGLLYGSGLRLMEALRLRVHDLDFGRQELTVRNGKGGKDRRTLLPRRLAEQLRPHLQEVKSIHQQDLAEGWGRVQLPHALGRKYPHAPVEWGWQWVFPQQTRWCNPASGEQGRHHMDPSLIQKAVRRAVLAAGISKPATCQSLRHSFATHLLERGQDIRTIQELLGHSDLKTTMIYTHVLNRGPLGVSSPADLL, encoded by the coding sequence ATGCCCGAGCATGCCAAGCCCCCGGGGCTGATCCAGCGTTACCGGGAGGAGCTGCAGACCCGCCACTACGCCAGGCGCACGGTGACGACCTACGAGCAGTGGCTCCGAAGGTATCTGCGCTTCCACAGCCTGCGGCACCCGAGGGAGATGGGCAGCGCCGAGGTGAACGCCTTTCTCACCCATCTGGCGGTGGATCTTCAGGTGAGCGCCTCCACGCAGAACCAGGCGCTCTCTGCCCTGCTGTTTCTCTACCGGGAGCTGCTGGAGCGCGACCTGGAGCTGGCGGGCGTGGTGCGAGCCAGAACGCCGCGGCGTCTACCGGTGGTGCTGACGGTGGAGGAGGTTCGCTCCGTGCTGCAACGCCTGGACGGCACCGAGGCGCTGGTGGCGGGGCTGCTCTACGGCAGCGGCCTGCGGCTGATGGAAGCCCTGAGGCTGAGGGTGCACGACCTCGACTTTGGCCGGCAGGAGCTGACCGTGCGCAACGGCAAGGGCGGCAAGGACCGCCGCACCCTGCTGCCTCGACGCCTGGCGGAGCAGCTGCGACCGCATCTGCAGGAGGTGAAGAGCATCCACCAGCAGGATCTGGCCGAAGGCTGGGGGAGGGTGCAATTACCCCATGCTCTCGGCCGGAAATACCCCCATGCTCCGGTGGAATGGGGGTGGCAATGGGTATTCCCGCAACAGACCCGCTGGTGCAATCCAGCCAGCGGAGAACAGGGCCGTCACCACATGGATCCCAGCCTGATTCAGAAAGCGGTGCGCCGGGCGGTGCTGGCTGCAGGAATCAGCAAACCGGCCACCTGCCAAAGCCTGCGCCACTCTTTCGCCACCCACCTGCTCGAGCGGGGCCAGGACATCCGCACGATTCAGGAGTTACTGGGCCACAGCGATCTCAAGACAACAATGATCTACACCCATGTGCTGAATCGGGGGCCACTGGGAGTCTCCAGCCCCGCCGACCTGCTCTGA
- a CDS encoding SDR family NAD(P)-dependent oxidoreductase, which translates to MKNSGRVALVTGSTSGIGKAIALQLSDDGFNVVFHSRKSVSEGERLACSVPRATYIQADLSDQAQARKLISDVLSRCCRLDVLINNAGINAMIPHGSLKEASPGVWRELYEVNVIAPWTLISEAEQALRESSCPDYTSSIINISSHAGVRPKGASIPYAASKASLNHMTRLLALTLSPEIRVNAIAPGLVDTPMTESWVDAHKLWSERSPMKRGAQPTEIAHTASMLVSSSYLTGEIILSDGGLNLT; encoded by the coding sequence ATGAAGAATAGTGGAAGGGTCGCGCTAGTAACAGGGTCTACATCAGGTATAGGTAAAGCTATCGCATTACAGTTATCTGACGACGGATTTAACGTGGTATTTCATTCAAGGAAATCTGTTAGTGAAGGCGAACGGCTTGCTTGTAGTGTCCCACGAGCGACCTATATTCAAGCTGACCTATCTGATCAGGCGCAGGCAAGAAAGTTAATATCAGATGTATTATCTCGCTGCTGTCGGCTAGATGTTCTTATTAACAATGCAGGAATCAATGCAATGATACCTCATGGCTCCCTTAAGGAAGCATCACCAGGGGTATGGCGAGAGCTTTACGAAGTTAATGTCATTGCTCCTTGGACATTGATCTCTGAAGCGGAGCAAGCCTTAAGGGAGTCATCTTGTCCGGACTATACGAGTAGTATTATCAATATAAGTTCGCATGCCGGTGTACGCCCTAAGGGCGCGTCAATTCCATATGCTGCAAGCAAGGCATCTTTGAACCATATGACAAGACTATTGGCACTAACCTTGTCACCTGAAATTCGCGTAAATGCAATTGCTCCAGGGCTAGTGGATACTCCCATGACAGAGAGCTGGGTTGATGCGCATAAGTTATGGAGTGAAAGGTCACCGATGAAGCGAGGGGCTCAGCCAACTGAGATCGCCCATACTGCTTCAATGCTTGTTTCAAGCAGTTATTTGACAGGCGAAATCATACTCTCTGATGGCGGGCTCAATTTAACATGA
- a CDS encoding ABC transporter ATP-binding protein produces MHLSVDNVTKVFGVGRNAKCVLEGISFEVNTGEFVALVGSSGSGKSTVMRLVAGLERPTLGSISVDGHSVKGPGSDRGMVFQKYSLYPWLTAAQNVAFGMELQGLAKREIRERTSYFLDVVGLGDAARRLPRELSGGMQQRVAIARALAAQPKVLLLDEPFGALDLQIRESMQEFLHKLWQRTGLSALLITHDLEEALLLAQRVHIMAPRPGRIVRSVQVDLDHSNMGHLRVSPEFLTLREELAQCLRSLEPSLAA; encoded by the coding sequence ATGCATCTCAGCGTCGACAACGTCACCAAGGTCTTCGGGGTGGGCCGCAACGCCAAGTGCGTGCTCGAGGGCATCAGCTTCGAGGTGAACACCGGTGAATTCGTGGCCCTGGTGGGCAGCTCAGGCTCGGGGAAATCCACGGTGATGCGGCTGGTGGCCGGCCTGGAGCGGCCCACGCTGGGCTCCATCAGCGTGGACGGCCATAGCGTGAAGGGCCCGGGCTCCGATCGGGGCATGGTGTTCCAGAAGTACAGCCTCTACCCGTGGCTCACCGCCGCCCAGAACGTGGCCTTCGGCATGGAGCTGCAGGGGCTGGCCAAGCGGGAGATCCGCGAGCGCACCAGCTATTTCCTCGATGTGGTGGGCCTGGGCGACGCGGCCCGGCGCCTGCCGCGGGAGCTCTCGGGCGGCATGCAGCAGCGGGTGGCCATCGCCCGGGCCCTGGCGGCCCAGCCCAAGGTGCTGCTGCTGGATGAACCCTTCGGCGCCCTCGACCTCCAGATCCGTGAATCGATGCAGGAATTCCTGCACAAGCTCTGGCAACGCACCGGCCTCTCGGCCCTGCTGATCACCCACGATCTGGAGGAGGCGCTGCTGCTGGCCCAGAGGGTGCACATCATGGCGCCGCGTCCGGGGCGGATCGTGCGCAGCGTTCAGGTGGATCTGGACCACTCCAACATGGGCCACCTGCGGGTGTCTCCCGAATTCCTGACCCTGCGCGAGGAGCTGGCCCAGTGCCTGCGCAGCCTCGAGCCGTCCCTGGCGGCATGA
- a CDS encoding AraC family transcriptional regulator: MTSPAQILSHGQPLSPRALFGLSGAGEVHLSTFGPCDMALLLIHREEFLHRADRLGCSVLEQVLPRNWLTLDPGRFARLRRYLRQLFATLETDPSLQQVAGFDELVSNDLLPLVLEALIHGGHASNSLPRAPSRIELVKAAQRWMEAHPRHPIHLEGLCREVHTSRRSLIQGFREHLGMGPMSYLRLHRLHGIRQELLGADPSQMTIRALAAEWGFLNPGHFSRQYAELFGERPSDTLRRPRC; this comes from the coding sequence GTGACTTCGCCAGCCCAGATCCTCAGCCATGGCCAGCCGCTGTCGCCCAGGGCCCTGTTCGGGCTCTCCGGCGCCGGCGAGGTCCATCTGAGCACTTTTGGCCCGTGCGACATGGCCCTGCTGCTGATCCATCGGGAGGAGTTCCTCCATCGGGCCGACCGGCTCGGCTGCTCCGTGCTGGAGCAGGTGCTGCCCCGCAACTGGCTCACCTTGGATCCAGGCCGGTTTGCGCGGTTGCGGCGCTACCTGCGCCAGCTCTTCGCGACGCTCGAGACCGATCCCAGCTTGCAACAGGTGGCTGGTTTCGACGAGCTGGTGAGCAACGATCTGCTCCCTCTGGTGCTGGAAGCCCTGATCCATGGCGGGCATGCCAGCAACAGCCTGCCCCGGGCCCCTTCGCGGATCGAGCTGGTGAAGGCGGCCCAGCGGTGGATGGAAGCCCATCCCAGACACCCCATTCACCTGGAGGGCCTCTGCCGAGAGGTGCACACCAGCCGGCGGAGCCTGATTCAGGGATTCCGGGAGCACCTGGGGATGGGTCCGATGAGCTATCTGCGGCTTCATCGCCTGCACGGCATCCGGCAGGAACTGCTGGGGGCCGATCCAAGCCAGATGACGATCCGCGCCCTCGCCGCGGAATGGGGCTTCCTCAACCCTGGCCACTTCTCCAGGCAGTACGCCGAGCTCTTCGGTGAGCGGCCTTCCGACACCCTCCGCCGTCCTCGATGCTGA
- a CDS encoding sugar phosphate isomerase/epimerase, translating into MLLHSLWGFPGDLQQAIQRASTAGFHGLEANLRHPALAGLEPPAVAAALAASAMPLVLELVTGGDYVPRLALGPEDHLHELERLLAACPAFAPLKVTVITGCDAWSWPQQEWFWSRAVPLAEASGLAVSFETHRSRSLHNPWTIQRFLDAFPGLRLTADLSHWCVVAERLMTPDLAPVAAMAGRVDHIHARVGHPQGPSVGHPFAPEWAEALEAHRRCWRLFRSSRTNGVLPFTITPEFGPDGYLPERPFSREPVADLLEINTAMARWIQAGALDAEDGDQP; encoded by the coding sequence GTGCTGCTGCACAGCCTCTGGGGGTTTCCTGGCGACCTGCAGCAGGCGATCCAGCGGGCGTCCACCGCTGGCTTCCACGGGCTTGAGGCCAACCTCCGGCATCCCGCCCTGGCGGGCCTGGAGCCCCCGGCCGTGGCCGCAGCCCTGGCCGCTTCGGCCATGCCCCTGGTGCTCGAGCTGGTCACCGGTGGCGACTACGTGCCCCGGCTTGCGCTGGGGCCGGAGGATCACCTCCACGAGCTGGAGCGGCTGCTGGCTGCATGCCCGGCCTTCGCCCCGCTCAAGGTGACCGTGATCACGGGCTGCGATGCCTGGAGCTGGCCGCAGCAGGAGTGGTTCTGGAGCAGGGCCGTCCCCCTGGCCGAGGCCTCCGGGCTGGCGGTGAGCTTCGAAACCCACCGTTCCCGCAGCCTCCACAACCCCTGGACCATCCAGCGCTTCCTGGATGCCTTCCCCGGCCTGCGGCTCACGGCGGACCTGAGCCACTGGTGCGTGGTGGCCGAGCGGCTGATGACGCCCGATCTGGCGCCCGTGGCGGCCATGGCCGGCCGGGTGGACCACATCCATGCCCGGGTGGGCCATCCCCAGGGCCCCTCGGTGGGCCATCCCTTCGCGCCGGAGTGGGCCGAAGCCCTGGAGGCCCATCGCCGCTGCTGGCGGCTGTTCCGTTCCAGCCGCACCAACGGCGTCCTGCCTTTCACGATCACGCCCGAATTCGGGCCGGATGGCTACCTGCCCGAACGCCCCTTCAGCCGCGAGCCGGTGGCCGATCTGCTGGAGATCAACACGGCCATGGCCCGTTGGATCCAGGCGGGTGCTCTCGATGCAGAGGATGGGGATCAGCCGTGA
- a CDS encoding fatty acid desaturase has product MATSSTGLIDRPALAELNTLSTAPAVVRLLSHLLTLVLAGLIWRQPGLPWAARLTGLLISGIALATCFAPLHECCHRTAFRSKALNDAVAWLAGLLSFYNATFYRRYHQWHHRFTHQPGRDPELEDPVPTSLGGYLLELSGWNWWSGKLRGYARLLWGDLSDLPYLSPEVIPQVRRSVRLQFLVYGVVLLLSCIHANGFLFWSWLLPLAVGQPFLRFVLLAEHSGCSFSSDGTANTRTTLTVAPVRWLMWNMPFHAEHHLYPSLPFHALPAAHGRIAPHLRHLAPGYLAVHRVLLRDLPALALPA; this is encoded by the coding sequence ATGGCCACCTCCAGCACCGGGCTGATCGACCGCCCAGCCCTCGCCGAACTCAACACCCTCAGCACCGCCCCCGCCGTGGTGCGGCTCCTCAGCCATCTGCTCACGCTCGTGCTGGCGGGGCTGATCTGGCGCCAGCCCGGGCTGCCTTGGGCGGCGCGTCTCACCGGTCTGCTGATCAGCGGCATCGCCCTGGCCACCTGCTTCGCTCCGCTGCACGAGTGCTGCCACCGCACGGCGTTTCGCAGCAAGGCGCTCAACGATGCGGTGGCCTGGCTGGCGGGGCTGCTGAGCTTCTACAACGCCACCTTCTACCGGCGCTACCACCAGTGGCACCACCGCTTCACCCACCAGCCCGGACGCGATCCTGAGCTGGAGGATCCGGTGCCCACCTCCCTCGGGGGCTACCTGCTCGAACTCAGCGGCTGGAACTGGTGGAGCGGCAAGCTGCGGGGCTACGCACGGTTGCTCTGGGGAGACCTCAGCGACCTGCCCTACCTCAGTCCCGAGGTGATTCCCCAGGTGCGCCGCTCGGTGCGGCTGCAATTCCTGGTGTACGGGGTGGTGCTGCTCCTCTCCTGCATCCACGCCAACGGCTTTCTGTTCTGGAGCTGGCTGCTGCCCCTGGCGGTGGGCCAGCCCTTCCTGCGCTTCGTGCTGCTGGCGGAGCACAGCGGCTGCAGCTTCAGCAGCGACGGCACGGCCAACACCCGCACGACCCTCACGGTGGCCCCAGTGCGCTGGCTGATGTGGAACATGCCCTTCCACGCCGAGCACCATCTCTATCCGTCGCTGCCCTTCCACGCCCTGCCGGCGGCGCACGGCCGGATCGCCCCCCACCTGCGCCACCTGGCCCCGGGCTACCTCGCCGTGCATCGCGTGCTGCTGCGCGACCTGCCGGCCCTGGCCCTGCCGGCATGA
- a CDS encoding alpha/beta fold hydrolase, translating to MTSTASRVEADLALGSFPLACGQVIPEARLRYAAVGRLNVERSNLILVPTSYGARPADLAWMVGPIFDPDRWLVVIAGMFGNGASSSPSHGAMGLAEQGWVVQHHDNVIAQQRLLAEVFGVERPALIHGWSMGAQQAYQWAVQSPERVERICCVCGTTRTSPHNRLFLISLRQALTADRHWNGAGFDAPPEQGLRTYALIYASWAASQPFFRSLDVPVEQHVEEQWLPHYRRHDPRDLIAMLDTWLAHDVAAGGDLDATLAGIQARTAVVAADHDLYFTPEDMAADAERIPGADFHLIRSLLGHRAGNPHSSAPEQRELRRIVDGLLAS from the coding sequence ATGACCAGCACGGCCTCCAGGGTCGAGGCGGACTTGGCCCTGGGATCCTTTCCCCTGGCCTGCGGCCAGGTGATTCCCGAGGCACGGCTGCGCTATGCCGCCGTCGGCCGGCTCAACGTTGAGCGCTCCAACCTGATCCTTGTGCCCACCTCCTACGGGGCCCGGCCGGCCGATCTGGCCTGGATGGTGGGTCCGATCTTCGATCCCGACCGATGGCTGGTAGTTATCGCCGGCATGTTCGGCAACGGCGCCTCCTCCAGCCCCAGCCACGGCGCCATGGGCCTGGCCGAACAGGGCTGGGTGGTGCAGCACCACGACAACGTGATCGCCCAGCAGCGGCTGCTGGCGGAGGTGTTCGGCGTGGAGCGGCCGGCCCTGATCCACGGCTGGTCGATGGGGGCCCAGCAGGCCTACCAGTGGGCGGTGCAGAGCCCCGAACGGGTGGAGCGGATCTGCTGCGTGTGCGGCACTACCCGCACCTCGCCCCACAACCGCCTGTTCCTGATCAGCCTGCGCCAGGCCCTCACGGCCGATCGCCACTGGAACGGCGCGGGCTTCGACGCGCCGCCGGAGCAGGGGCTGCGCACCTATGCCCTGATCTACGCGAGCTGGGCCGCCAGCCAGCCCTTCTTTCGAAGCCTGGATGTGCCGGTGGAGCAGCACGTGGAGGAGCAGTGGCTGCCCCACTACCGCCGCCACGATCCGCGCGATCTGATCGCCATGCTCGACACCTGGCTGGCCCACGACGTGGCGGCGGGCGGCGATCTGGACGCCACCCTGGCCGGAATCCAGGCGCGCACGGCCGTGGTGGCGGCCGACCACGACCTCTACTTCACGCCGGAGGACATGGCCGCCGACGCCGAGCGGATCCCGGGCGCTGACTTCCACCTGATCCGCTCCCTGCTCGGCCACCGGGCAGGCAACCCCCACAGCAGCGCGCCCGAGCAACGGGAGCTGCGCCGCATCGTGGATGGCCTGCTGGCCTCCTGA